The Hippocampus zosterae strain Florida chromosome 2, ASM2543408v3, whole genome shotgun sequence genome contains the following window.
TGCCTCGGAAGACAAATACGATTGAATCCAGGAAGCTGTTTGACCTTTGATATGTTtagatttcaatttttttacagGAAATAATAGAAATTGAAAAGGTTGACCTTCTCAAATACTGTACCGTAAAGGTTTTGTTTTAAGCAATGTTTTTAGGATAGTCCATTTTCATGCAAGTGTATAGAAGTTAGACAAGTAGCGGGTACTGCTTTGTGTGACAAGTTCTTTTCTTTTATTACTGCCAATTCAGttaaactgagaaaaaaagaaaactgttaCTTGCAAATGTCGATTGTTAACAATCATGTGATCTTCATTACCggttcgttgcctttttaatttAACCACATATTAAAACAAGAATAAAACGTGTATCCATGACACACTCTACCAACAATTACGTCATCTTAACGTCCCCTCCAATTACAGAGATCTTCAAGCAAAGTACCTGTCATACACTAGTGACTTGACATTGACAAGCGTTTATTAGCAAATTCCGTGAAAGATGGACGCCCTATCTCTCCACAAGGGGGCGCAAGTTCCCCATACAAATGCCCATGAGTTACATTTCATGATGCCGATACGAAATCATTTCAAGGAGCATTTTTTTATCCGTGTTACCACCCCCCTAGAAATACCTGCCCTTTGTGGCAGCACCTATTGCACAACTCAACAACCCGAACATGTTTAACCATGTGGTGTGATTGTAACCTTTCTGTCCTTAGGCGAGGTGACCAGCGGCTGCCCCTCAccttgtctgaaaaaaaatgtcgccaTGGGTTACGTGGATGCCGCCTTCGCAAAGAACGGGACAGCAATTCAGGTGGAGGTCAGGAAAAAAGCAGTGGCCGCCACCGTGTGCAAGATGCCCTTTGTCCCTACCAATTATTATTCAGGATAGGGGCAACATTCCTCCATGCACGTCCCTTACATGTGAACTCATATCCTTCCCTCTCTAGTTTTCCATTTCAGCTGGCCAATGAAAAGCATGTATCTCAAATTTTGTGAGCGTTTCTCTGcaacacaacaaaaatcattttgtgtgatattttatttttttctcacaaatcaCAAAAATACTTTTCATCGGACAGCGACCATAATACATCTCATATTGACCAATGAATCCTCCTTTGTAAATATTGCTACGCTTTATTTATTAGATAATTATTGTATACTCCTACTGAATAACAAACCGTCTGAGGTAATAAGCTATTGGTATAAAGTGAAGTCTCAATGCCATTTGTCAAACTTGAATAATCAATGGACCAATCTGAATACTTTGAGATGATGGAGGTGGTAgtcttatttttaattcaaagcACCATCTCTTTTTCTAACATCTTCAACCTCTTTTGATACGAATAAAACAGCTTAGTTCTGACAAGTTTACAACTGGTGGACGAAACTACCACTACGAATATAGCCTGAACACGGCCAATTGCTGAAATTCCTACTGTTTTATCAAAAAGTGTCcttacaattttgttttgtttgttttttgtatcactatcatttttacactttttttttattgatcaaAATATCCTTGAAATGACAATGTaacttaccggtacattaatATGTGACATTAACAAGGGTTGAATGAAAAAGCCTAATCATGTTGTGATGATCACAAGTATTTGTTTGCGGACCAAATGTCTTCTtgtgttttgaatttgaaaGTGCTACATCACTTGACAATATGTTAGTAGTAATTACTAACTTTAGAAACCACATAGTCATTTAGTGTATTTTTAAAGCAGAAAACTACTGATGTAatttttagaaaatatttttgtctaaTGTCTTGCCCCGTCGATGTGAATCTTTACTTGAAAACGGACTCTGTAATATTTTAAGTAGTATTTCGTGTGCAAATACTTACTTTCATTAAAGACGATGTATTTCTTAATCATCAAAATTTTTGTGTTTCACACATTAATTAAACCGCTTTggctttcattttagttttcaaGGTTAGTCCAGAATTGACGATGCCCCTAGCATGCCATGAGAacattgctttatttttttaagttgtgccCATAATACAGATGTAATGTACACACAACATGCAAATTTGTAGCCATAAAATTGCAATTTGTGGGTTTTATATGATTTTCATAAACAACTTGGATGGCTGGGTCAACACAGCTTTGCTTAGAAACTGCAAGATGCAATctacagtggttctcaatttttTAGCATCAATGGTAGGtttcaaataaataacttaATATACGAAAACGTACGATATAAATCGCGTGTAATTACGGCATGCTCGATACTCATCAAGTTCCACGACCTGACGTCAGTGCAGAGCGTTGTATTTATGGAACAGCAGTGACGTAAATAACGCCACGCCCTCgtaatgtataaaaaaaactttttttatttcactggTGAGAGCACTTAATAATCctataaataaaatcactttaTGGGAACCAAGAAGTAGTGaacaattgtttgtgtgttattttctattttttgctCAAACCTTTGGCGGAAAGGGGGATTGGCATCCTTGACCAAGCTAAACTGGCAACCCCCACAGCCGGCGTGCTCTGCCGGGAGAGGAAAGGAAGATGGTGGACTTCGCGACCGCAGCGTGCTACAAACTCCTCCCCAAACTTTTTGACAAATGCTCCCTGTGCCAACCCGGCGTTACGTACAGAATACCTGGCGACAAGCATAGATAATACACCGATAACAAGCGTGACGGCGAGAGGATTtgtcacctgtggacaaggatCACCTTCTCGGGTGGAAGTAAGCGTTGAGTTGGGCGCGATTGTTTTGGGCAGGGGTCGCCAGTCAATATTAGTCAACTCTTCACAACGAAAGTGTCAAGggggatttctttatttttcattgtcatCGTGGAAACAAATCCAGATGTCTTCACGCCGATTGTAGAGCTGAGAGGAGACTTTACGTTGGACAACTTGAAAGGAGGCTAACGTTAGCTAGCCCCGCCTGGCTAACGCAGCTGCTCGCCATGCCGCGAAGTAAAAAGGGGAAACGGGGCTCCACTAAAGCCGGTAAGTGCCCGCAGAACAATAGCATAATTCACATTTTCCCGAGAAAGACGACAAATGGGTGGTGACTGCTTGACAACATTAATAAGCTGTTGTCATGGTGGAACctggcaatacaatacaatacatgctgatttatatagcgctttcacaacagtggcagctgtaacaaagcgcttaacaaaactgttaacataaagtaatataataaacacaacacataaaacacggacagtcgtgcagtcctaaccacttttccgtcacacgctttgttgtttgaagcagtttgagatgaaagaggagaatcaaagtgtcctttaaccagtggatcagatacgtcatgctcaaaatgtgcacacgtcggcgacGAGCTAAgtctcaaagtcaacaagaagctgtagcatccattgacaaaaaagcgattggttcacttctcctgtcccatgaaaatctattttaattccaagcggcgactctcggttccaaatacgcatcggcgctctgcgccaacgctcctctctccacatcctcaacttcagcagccatccatccagccgcaccaacgccgactgtccaacagcgccgacacagccactgaacaaaacggggttgtgaaaaatgctgcccattacaggcgcaaaaaacacaagcaccccaggtctgtccagcaccgacagtcaatgacgccgacattcctcccaatcaaaatctgtgctggtacaggcgtgctgccgagaaggtgcaaccaccaagcacagatacttctccattgacgaatgtcgtggccgaaaagcgctgaaaacagtccatatcaggtccacacgatgaaacaacatgtgacaaaacaaaagacaaaaacaccaaaaaagaacaaaaaagcaaggctcttgaagagcacttgccgaaggctgcctagtcgggcgccatcttggggggggggggggaatagctGTCATTGCCACATGGCTTGCTGCTTTGCTAACTTGAGCAAAGTTATTCCCCTTTCAAATCTTTGCTTTTCTTGCAGAGTAATTGTCGTCGGTTTTCCAGTTAAGCAGCTATACGTGTGAAATGCTGTGTGTCAACGTCATATTTTTAGAGTCAAGAGTTGGCAAAAGTGCTTAAACTCTGTACTCAAGTAGAAGTACAAGAACAGTAATTGGAAAAAAGGGATTGATTCAACTCCTCAATGAAAAGTAAATCGTACAGATTCTTATATGCATCTAAGTTTTTGCAATATCTAGTGAAAAAAATAACCTTGCATAGTGCTTGTGAACGCTATAAAGTGATGGTTTTCAGACTGGCTCTAGACAGCCACTTGCCACATATCAAACTTGGGGCCGGACCTCAACAAACAGTTCTCTTCAATAAGCGCATGAACCTGTTGCATCATTGCCGCCGTTAATATTCCCTTAATGTTACGGCTGTCACTTTTTTCCCACCATATAAGACTCCATCATCCAAGTCGGTCAAGATCTCTTCTGCAGTTGACTGTTTGCCTGTTGACATCTTATTTCATGTCACGTTGTCATCagacaaggttaaaaaaaagaaaccaacctGAATTGACAAAGTGAGAAGTAGAAGGTACAGATATCTATTTTCAAATGAAGTAAATAGTCAGCAGGAAAACAAACCCGTAATGtttcgttttttgttattgtaaagtgtccttgggtatcttgaaaggcgcttataaatgtattattattattatcaagtAAATCGCAGATGCTTGGAAATCTACTTCAATACAGTCACTAGTAATTGTACTCtgttacttcccaccactggaACTAGTGCCGTTTGTAGTTGTGCATGGCTATGAAAAATCATGGTTTTATTTAAACCTTTTCAGTGACAGCTGCGTGTGTAAATCAAGTTCCCACGTGTGCGAGCCAAACATGCTCACGTGTGCACTGAGATTGTCACGTGCATCCTCCATGTGTTGTGTACTGATGGGGCTCTTTGGCACACACATCTTGAATTTTCACACATATGACAGAGTAGAATGTCCTCGAGTATTGACACGAATGCCTAGTCCATAAATGTTCTATcatgcttatcctcattagggtagaaggtgagctggagtctatcccagctgactttgggtgagaggcggtgtacgccctggactggttaccagccaattgtaggACACTCAAAGATAGACCATTCACATTTGCAGCTGGTGGCAATTCCGAGAACCCCACGTGCATGCCATGTgtgaggaagctggagtaccaTGCAATTTCCAAACGAATCACTTATGGTAATATTTGTTAAAAGTGTCATGACCACCTGGTAGttgtatgtgataaatatgGTCTGTGAAGAAGTAGCTATCTCTGGCCCCCCTTGAGCAATTTGCAAGAAGCCACTGCAACTGAGAATGAACAACCTGTCAGAGAAAAAATGCATGCCGTATAATTTTGCATCGTTAAAAGCTcactttcgattttttttttcccccacggtcattcttttacattttcttaCATTCCATTCCTATATCCCCCATCATCACCACCCACCCACGCACACATCCTATATTTACTCCATTCATTCCATTATCAATACATCATCTCCAGGATCTCTCCGTCAGGAGGTTCTAGAGCTGCAGTTGATGACAAAAGCCTCTCTGAAAGGTAACTCCTGTGATGCCTTTTGAGCATTTGATTGATTGCCATTTTCTTAACAGAAATTAAACTTCCTTGTCACATTTTGGAAAAAGTTGctaacatctaaaacatgtttCTCTCTGTTCACCCTCATGTTATTAGTGCAAGCAGTACATGACAGCAAGGGCACGCTTTGAACTACAGAAGCCACAAAGAAAAGCATTCTGAGCAATACACTCAAATTAATCCATAAACAATGTTTGAGTGTGCGAGATcttagcacctttttttttggttaatcaCACCACCTGATGTTGCAGTGGCAATGCAACACGGAAGacctaccacaaaaaaaaaactgaaactgCACTGAACTCCACACTATAGATTGACCTGTGAATTACCTTGCCTGACCTCAATGACCTGGCAACATGAACCCACACACCGCATTCCATTGAGGATTGTGCGCATGGAATGCTGGTCACCAATAGTCTAACAGTAGAAAGTCCTGATCCAGCAGGAGCTTGGTTTGtgcacgcaggcacacacgtgcacatatGCATGGGTCTGCCTTACTGAATTACCGTTTATGTGACAAAAACGGATAGCTGGGCAGATTTTGCTAGCCTCTGCTTTTACACTTTTAGACTTCCTCATTCACTAACATTCACCCGATGACTCAAGATTTAAATTCCGGTGAATCACCAGATTTAGTTGCTGTGTATGTTTCCATATGTGTGCTATATCTGGACCAAAATAATTCTGCTCCTAATACTGAATATGTTTCTGGAATAAGGGAAGTTCGAACCAGGTGTTTGAATGGCGCCGTGTTTTCTTTTCGTCACGCACACGAGTACCACCGCATTGACTCTTCATATTCCTTTTCTTGTGTTGCCCGTTAGGTGTCAAAAACGGCATGAAGGTGGAGTCAGGAGCCAGTGACGACGAGCTGACGTTGGATGTTCTCAGCCACTACAGCAGCGCCAGTGAAAGCACCTCCGTCCTTGAAGAGGGCACAGGTTGGCTGCcaacatacaaacaaaataatttgcaattATCTTGGGTAAAGtccggttgtactttattgaagtatttaacGATGtactcacattattttttttgatcaaTCCTCATTATCAAAATCCATCCAAGTCCTAATGTTCTGTATCCGAAATGAACAGCTGGGCAAGTTCACAATCGAACACGTCAGATTCCATCGCGTCATTGTCAGTTAGTCATGTTGCTGTGCAGCACCTCAGAAATGTTGCCGGCTTTTGTGAAAGCTTGAACGACAGTACATGCAGACATGTtcacccaagcatccacaaTCCATTCATAAATTGTGGCCGGGCTGGTCAGGCCACAATTTCATCGAAATCACACAAcgacattcacagattttggaactcggtgcaCACACACGGCGACCCGCATTATTAGGCACCCCCGTTGAttatggagaaaatttaagacttttcagTGCACCTTTTGGTCTTAATTGCTCATCCCttattcatttcttttatcTTTCTAAACCACCAAACGCAGGAGGGGAGGAGGTTGACGAACAGACCGCCCAAGAGGAAACGGAAGATAAACTCAAGCAGTGCATTGACAACCTCACAGACAAGAGGTGAGCCTCCTCTTTTCGTGTCATGAAAACGCGCAGTGTCGGGACGTTCCTTAAAACACCATCTCGTGTGCTCCTTTCTCTTACTCAGCGCAAAGACTCGACTCGCAGCCCTCGAGTCGTTGCGGCAGGCCTTCTCATCCAAACTGTTGTACGACTTCCTCACAGAGAGACGCTTCACAGTCAGCGACTGTTTAGAACGGAACCTTAAAAAAGGTAGCGAAAGGCTTCGTTTTCTGCCTCCAATCATTTTGCCACTGAAACTGAGCGCTAAACAAATGCGCAGTTAAACATGAATAATGTTCTATGCCATGTTCCCACCACGTGGTCAGGGAGCGCAGAGGAGCAGTCTGCTGCGGCGACAGACTTTGCGCTGCTCTGCATCCAGTTGGGGGGAGGAGATGAGGCGGCGGAGGGCTTCAACATGCTACGCCCCATCTTGACCAGCATCCTGATCGACAACACTGCTAGTATGACAGCACGCCAAAGTGTGAGTGAATATGAAAACATGTGATCACATCAGAGATGAAACCACATGAGCAATCAAACTATCACGGTGATTGGTACTCTCACGATATTGTCaaaggaaatttaaaaaaacaaatcaaatacacGCTCTGTtatatttttaatacaaaaacttATCTCCTGTGCCACCCTTTGTACTTTTTGACATCGTACATGCACGCGTTTCgtgcatgtacagtacttgGGGCTAATTCGTTATTTTCCTGACACTGCAGGAATGAGTAGGACAAAGACTTTGGTTGTTGCATTGTGCATCGATTCACTTTCCGAAGTTCTTGAAAGAGTTGTCGCTCTCATGCACATGAGATTCAAAAGTCGCGTGTGCGCCCAAATTCCGCTTGCGAGAAATGCGAAGCGAATATGTTCATGTCCATCTCCTCGGCttcctattctttttttttttaatcttcattgCCCTCTACTGCAAAATCTCCATGTTAATAAAACAGTATTTTCTTGTGTCCCCATCAGTGCGCCAGAGCTTTGGGGATGTGTTGCTATGTCTCAGCTGCTGAAGATGGAGAGGTATGAACAGCTTGGTTTAAAAGGTTGAGTCTGccttataaaaaaaagtttaagctGCACTTGACCTAGCGGGTCTTTGTACAAAATGGCTGGAATTCCACATAGTcactagcttaaaaaaaaacatagcacAATAGCAAAAAAAGATTTCCACTTCACACATACAATATGCTTCCATTGCCGCTGCATATTTTGTAATTGGGTGAACTGACTGAGAATGCGTGTTTTCGTTTGTACACACcaactggggttttttttgtgtctgatcTCTTCTGTTTTTGAACTCTCTCAGGACTTGATCAAGTCGTTGTCCCTGCTGGAGAGCGTGTTCATGTCTTCCTACCCCAATCGAGAGGGAGCACTGCCCACACCCAAACCCGGTGGCCCGGGGCTCCATAGCGCCGCCATGCAGGCTTGGTCCCTGCTGGCCACCCTGTGTCCTGCATCCAAACTCTCTGTCCTGCTGCACCTGTGAGTCCAAAACACAGCTTTGTGTATGGCCTCACCATTTGAGCGCTGCCTACAAGCCTTCGATCCGAATGATAAATAGTTAGCGTTTTTTCGGGGGTGTTTCGATGATTGTAATCAGACACTACTGGTCCTGTGTTGCAGTCACCTCCCCAAGCTGCAAGCTTGTCTGCAAAGTAGTGACGTCAACTACAGGATCACTGTTGGCGAAACCATTGCCCTGCTGGTTGAGCTGGGACGTGAAATAGATGAggtatgcacacgcacacacactggacTTGTTGACCATAACAGTGTTTCCCAACACTGCACTGTTTTCTCAAATACACTCAGTCAAGTGAGGCAACACGACCTAAAGCAAAAAGCCActgttgtctgtttgtttgtgtgcaaggACTTTGAGGTGGAGGATGGTGAAAGTCTGTGTGAAAATCTCAAGAGTTTAGCGACGGACAGCCACAAACATCGCGCCAAGAACGACAGGAGGAAACAGCGCTCTATCTTCAGAGAGGTTCTACACTACATCGAGGTGAGCTCCAGGTGGCACACTTGATGATCTTGCGCTGCGTGGGGATGGAGTTCATCCCTGCACCTTCCCATTTGCCGTAATTAAAAGCTGTCAGCCACAGATAGAAGAAATAGTAAATCGCCCTGTGTGTCGGTGGTGATTGAAATGTCCTGTTTTGTCTCCTTGAGAACGAGGACTTCACGGAAGAGAAGATCAGTTTTGGTGTGGAGAGCATGTACATCGACAGCTGGATGAGGCGAAGAATCTATGATGCTTTCAAAGAGATCCTGGAGTCTGGCGTCAGGCACCATCTGCAGGTCAGAAAGCACCGGaggggggaaccccccccccccagcagatttttacaaataattcgataataaattattttgtgcttatagtggaaaaaaacaatacatgaacACAATCAGCAAAGGTGTGTCATAGCTTTCTCTTATCCAGTAATGACATTGTCACAATCCTAGCAAAATCTCTCGAGCTTAAAAGTCATGACTCGCTTGATTGCCACACTCACTGCATTTGTCATTCATTATGGAATGTCGAATTACTGAGTTTTGTTTTCTTCGACGCGGACTTGAACGCAGTCCACCTGTGAATACCGTAGTTCACAGGTGTTAAAAATGACACGGACACAATGAAGGACATTGCTGTATTTTCTTTGGAaaactttgtaaaaaaacaaacttatgATAGATTCCCCATAAAAAAAtagctgaaatctgaaaataagCAAATTTGCAAAAGCCCAATGGCGAATATGTGAGGAAACATTGTGTATCTCCAGTGACTAAACtgtgaatgtaaatgttttaaGTTGGGAATGGCACTCTGGTGACTCCATAAAGCATTTGGGTGGGCTTTCTTTTTGTCTGGCTACAGTTCAACCCACTTCTGAGAGACATCATTGGTCTTGGCCCTCCCATCATCCTTGACTCCACCATTAAAGCGAACAAGATTTCACGATTTGAGAAGGTAAACGCCTTTCATCTGACCTTTGAATCATGTTCGATTGTTTGAATGCCAAGTGTTCAGTATTGTGTGTCTTGCTGCATATGTTCTTTCTCGTTACTCATGCTCTTCTTCACCTTGTTGagacagacactttttttttcataaataagTGAAAATGAGTTAATCcagtgatgcttgctaaaataaaaataaatgagtaaTAAGATGACACGCTGCATGACCTCATCAACTAATattcattttgggggggttttcgtCTTAATTATGATAAGTGTTTACTTGCGTTACCGTCACTGCATAGTGTTAACGCTTATAGAATGCAGTGTAGTGTTgcccaattctttttttcttttttttttttttttctttcaccagCATCTTTTCAACTCGGCTGCCTTCAAGGCCAGGACGAAGCAGAGGAACAAAGTCCGGGACAAACGGGCCGACGTCATGTgatagaggaaaagtggataTTGACAAACCGAACGCCAATCGGCTGCCTTCAAGATGGACTCGGACAGGCTTAATGAATTCAAGACTGTTTGGACTCAAACCGTTTTACCTGTGGAAACAACCTCCAGTTTCCAGATGGCTGACACTCAAGCACGGGCTGCCCTTAtaggaaaaatatattttgcctTTTTAGGAAACAGAGGAATCATTTTTAAGGATAAAGATAATTTAATAATGTATCTGTGTTAACTGTTAGTACATGTCTTATAACAAAATATAACTTGAATGCAAAATGCTAAGCGAGTCAGAAGAGAAATGGAAGAAATACGATGCTTTTTAttcttgtcattaaaaaaaaagcattcgcgGGTCATCCCAAAAGTATTCACAGCGCTGAactttttccatattttttcatattACAACCTTAATTCTAAAATGGAAGGAGTGTATGTTTCTTATTTATTCATACCTAACAGCCCACTAGTGGGGGGAGATAAAAAATCTCACCATGTACGCAAGTACTCACAATCTTTGCTCAATGCCTAATTGCTGCACCTTTGGCAACAGCCTCAACTCCATTAGAATATAATGCCAAAAGCTTGGCACAACTATTGCATCTCAGCATCTCTGTCCATTTCTCTTTGCATCACCTCTCACCCTCCAAGTTGGATAGGGAGCGTTGGTGCCCAGCCATTCTCAGATCTCTTCAGACATCAATCGGATTGAAATCTAGGTGCCGCCTAGCCAGTCAAGGACATTCGATGGGGAGTACATTTTGGAAAAAGATATAACACAACAAAATGTGGTTAAAAGTTGTGTGAATGCGTACCGGATGCACTGTATAATTTCATGGAAGGAAAATTTGGAAGCATTTTTTATTGAGCTTATTGTATGTTGTGGTTTTTGAAAGCCTGATTGGTGCTAAAAACAATGCTAACCTGAGCTACATGTTGAGTTAGCATTGTCCTCTATGACAAGAAAAACCACAAAGAAGATGGAAAATATTCTTTATATATTATGTACCTAATATAATCATTGCCAAATCCGCACTCTTATAAGCATTGGAACACtagagaaagtgtgtgtggtGTTAGGGTCCTTTATCAGAGTTTTAATCATCACTGATAAAAACAGTGTTTGCATAATTGAAACCATTAATTGTCAACTTTTGTATGgatgaatgtttttgaaaatgggAAACAACTTTTAACCATCTGGTTGTTgctctttttatttcatgttgtaTTTAATTACAATATACAACGATGTGATGTACTGTTAAGAAGCTTACAAACGCTCGATAATGTTTACAGCTAAGAGAAGATGCCAGATTGttattttgttgctgttttatcTATTTTATTGCAGGTTGGTGTTACTTGAATCATTAAAGGAGTGTCTTGAGCGTTGACTGCTTTTTCAAAGCATCCCATTCTTGGCAGGAGATGAATCGAAATTCTACCTATTCATCTAATCGTATCTACAGTCTAGTATGGTACAGTAATGGTTGccaatttttttccactcagCACCGGTTTGTAGtcgtacagatttttttttcaataagttAATCCTTTATTAATGCGTATGTAGTGTGTTAATGTTTAAAGCGACAAATCACTGACAAAAAATGATATTGGGCTTTTGGGGGAAATTTCAAGGATGAACCTATAAAGCAATACATTTTACAGTCAACCAAATTTGTTGATGTTAA
Protein-coding sequences here:
- the ifrd2 gene encoding interferon-related developmental regulator 2 isoform X2, which produces MPRSKKGKRGSTKAGVKNGMKVESGASDDELTLDVLSHYSSASESTSVLEEGTGGEEVDEQTAQEETEDKLKQCIDNLTDKSAKTRLAALESLRQAFSSKLLYDFLTERRFTVSDCLERNLKKGSAEEQSAAATDFALLCIQLGGGDEAAEGFNMLRPILTSILIDNTASMTARQSCARALGMCCYVSAAEDGEDLIKSLSLLESVFMSSYPNREGALPTPKPGGPGLHSAAMQAWSLLATLCPASKLSVLLHLHLPKLQACLQSSDVNYRITVGETIALLVELGREIDEDFEVEDGESLCENLKSLATDSHKHRAKNDRRKQRSIFREVLHYIENEDFTEEKISFGVESMYIDSWMRRRIYDAFKEILESGVRHHLQFNPLLRDIIGLGPPIILDSTIKANKISRFEKHLFNSAAFKARTKQRNKVRDKRADVM
- the ifrd2 gene encoding interferon-related developmental regulator 2 isoform X1, with the protein product MPRSKKGKRGSTKAGSLRQEVLELQLMTKASLKGVKNGMKVESGASDDELTLDVLSHYSSASESTSVLEEGTGGEEVDEQTAQEETEDKLKQCIDNLTDKSAKTRLAALESLRQAFSSKLLYDFLTERRFTVSDCLERNLKKGSAEEQSAAATDFALLCIQLGGGDEAAEGFNMLRPILTSILIDNTASMTARQSCARALGMCCYVSAAEDGEDLIKSLSLLESVFMSSYPNREGALPTPKPGGPGLHSAAMQAWSLLATLCPASKLSVLLHLHLPKLQACLQSSDVNYRITVGETIALLVELGREIDEDFEVEDGESLCENLKSLATDSHKHRAKNDRRKQRSIFREVLHYIENEDFTEEKISFGVESMYIDSWMRRRIYDAFKEILESGVRHHLQFNPLLRDIIGLGPPIILDSTIKANKISRFEKHLFNSAAFKARTKQRNKVRDKRADVM